From Patescibacteria group bacterium, a single genomic window includes:
- a CDS encoding DNA mismatch repair protein MutT produces MHNGNTPIKIGVYGAILDKEKNLLILKRASHDSHPGIWEIPGGALNFNEDLDQGVQREVYEETGLSVNALFPFAAYSEISTKGYQVIRIAYLCKLLNDKHSVSLSSEHDEYQWVNLEQVTRINRSNFLNHVLGVLKTYPQILDIH; encoded by the coding sequence ATGCATAACGGAAATACTCCAATAAAGATTGGCGTATATGGAGCAATTTTGGATAAAGAAAAAAATCTTCTGATTCTAAAAAGAGCATCACACGACTCTCATCCGGGAATATGGGAAATACCAGGCGGTGCACTCAATTTTAACGAAGATTTGGATCAAGGGGTTCAACGCGAAGTATACGAGGAAACAGGTTTATCTGTTAATGCTCTTTTCCCTTTTGCTGCATATTCCGAAATTTCAACAAAAGGATATCAGGTAATCCGTATTGCCTATCTTTGCAAGTTGCTTAATGATAAACACTCAGTCAGTTTAAGCAGTGAACATGATGAATATCAATGGGTAAATCTTGAACAAGTGACACGCATTAACAGATCTAATTTCCTTAATCACGTCCTTGGTGTTCTTAAGACCTATCCTCAAATTCTTGATATTCACTAA
- a CDS encoding serine hydrolase produces MKIIKGIFFFTSILLILFLGIEFIISSFNEQKLQTKIVSPIIETVNKSEEKILSLFTNKLDEVVSTQLAGAKGNYALVIKNLRTEETYRLNPDQLYPTASLYKLWTMAVVYDYLNQERLKKEQTLARDVSELNKAFYIATDEAELTEGKIELTVEDALNKMIALSDNYAALLLTKEVGISSLQRFLQQESMTLSKTGSPPVTTANDIARFFEKIYKKELISSQYSEEMLDLLLQQTINDRIPKYLPSSVRVAHKTGELGKVKHDAGIVFTEKGDYIFVMLTETNDPQQAAELIARISEDVYNYFTQKE; encoded by the coding sequence ATGAAAATTATTAAGGGAATTTTCTTTTTTACCTCAATACTACTTATTTTATTTTTAGGCATAGAATTTATTATCTCATCCTTTAATGAACAAAAACTACAAACCAAAATTGTTTCTCCGATCATTGAGACAGTTAACAAATCAGAAGAAAAAATTCTTTCACTTTTTACAAATAAGCTTGATGAAGTAGTTTCAACTCAACTCGCAGGAGCGAAGGGAAACTATGCTCTAGTTATTAAAAATCTGCGAACAGAAGAAACATACAGATTAAATCCTGACCAACTCTATCCAACTGCAAGTCTCTACAAACTTTGGACTATGGCTGTTGTTTATGATTATCTAAATCAAGAACGATTGAAAAAAGAACAAACTCTTGCAAGAGATGTTTCCGAGCTTAATAAAGCATTTTACATAGCCACTGACGAAGCAGAACTTACAGAAGGAAAAATTGAACTTACAGTAGAAGATGCGTTAAATAAAATGATTGCCTTATCGGATAATTATGCTGCACTTCTTCTTACAAAAGAAGTAGGTATATCATCTTTACAACGATTTCTACAACAGGAAAGTATGACTTTATCAAAAACAGGCTCGCCTCCAGTAACAACAGCCAACGACATTGCACGCTTCTTTGAAAAAATCTACAAAAAAGAGCTTATAAGTTCTCAATATTCAGAAGAAATGTTAGATCTTCTTCTACAACAAACTATTAATGATCGTATCCCCAAATATCTACCTTCCTCAGTAAGAGTTGCACATAAAACAGGAGAACTTGGAAAAGTTAAGCATGATGCAGGAATAGTTTTTACAGAAAAAGGAGATTATATATTTGTTATGCTCACTGAAACTAACGATCCTCAACAGGCAGCAGAATTAATTGCTCGTATCTCAGAAGATGTTTATAATTATTTCACACAAAAAGAGTAA